The following is a genomic window from Chthoniobacterales bacterium.
TTTCTTTCACTGAGATCATCCAAAAGAGGGAAGGCAAAATCCTGCTGAAGCGCGTTGGCAACACCTGCTCTGCGAACGGAATTTCGTTTCATGAATGCAAGGACAATTACTAGCCTGGTAGCTGGTGCCGCGTTGTTCGCGCTGGCGCCGGCACTTTGGGCGGCTGGTGACGGCGGCTTCCGAGGGAGAGGCCAGAACTTCGGAGGACGCGGGCGTGGATTCGGAGGCGGCGCACCGCGATTTAGCGCGCCGGGCCGTAACTTTGCGGCTGCGCCTCGAATTCGGCCCCAAACATTGGGAGGTTTTCATCGGCCTGGCATCGGGGGAGTGATGGGAAACCGGCCCATCGTCCCAAATATCGCGCGCCAGCAGCAGCGCAATTTTAGCAGTAATGCGCCCCGATCGCGCCCGATTACGCCCTCGAACGTGCCGGGCGTCCAACCACGCCAAGGACCGTCCGGCTCGCAGCCGCAACAGCAGGCAACCGCCAGACAGAACGGAGCACGAACTTTCACAGGCCATATTTCCGAGCGCCACGATAGCAACTGGCATAATGACTGGGACCGCAGGCGTCCACACTTTGATCGAGGTCGCGGGCGTTTCTTCGTGTTTGTTAACGGATCCTGGGGCGGACTCGATGCCGGGGTGTTTCCGTGGGACTACTATCCATATGACGCCTACGACTACTATCCTTACGACTACGCCGTAGATGGCTTGGAGAACGCTCCCCCGGATTACGCCGTTGGTAGCGTGGACAATGTTCCAACGGATGATCACGCTCCACCCCAGCCTGATGTGACGGTCTCCAGCGTTCAGACGCAACTAACGCAATTGGGTTACTATAATGGACCGGTCGATGGCTTGTTTGGGCCTACCACGCGGGATGCCGTTGCTCGTTACCAGACCGATCAGAATCTCGAAGTCACTGGTAGCCTTTCGCCCGAAACCCTGCAATCGCTTAAAGTGCCAGGGAAAACCGATTCGAACTGAAGATGAAGCCGAAGGTTGTCCTGCTTTATACGCGCGACGGCGGGTTCGCCTGCCTTGTGAGTGAGGCGTTGGCTGAAACCGAAACCATCATTCTGCCTGCACGGACCGTCGCGGAGGCGTTCCAAATCATTCGTAAACGCGGCCGCGATCTCGCCTTCGCCCTGATGGACTTTGATGGTGCGTGCCGTGGAATGATACTCCTCAGCGCTGTCCACAGTTGCTTTGAGAATCTGCCCATTCTGGTGACGACTTCAGACAACGCGGAACATGTAACTGCGATCGCGTATGCGAACGGCGCGACGGCTTGTCTTAACCGGCCAGGACATTCCAGCGTGCTCACCGGGGCAATCGCGGAGCTGACAAGGCCAAAGCAGCACTTAGATGCTGCCTGACAGAAGCGGAGAATTTATGAAAACAAATAAACAACAGACATCGGCAAAGGAGTCGACGTATTCAATGCTGGTTGGTTGCAATGAGAAGAAGCGCGGCTACCTCGAGACGATCTTGTATGCGGTGGTTATGATCAGCGCGATCGTGGCGATTGCGCAGTTTTCGCTGCAACCCGATTCTCTCCCGTTAACTGCGTTACCGAATTAAGACTCCGGGTTATCTCGATATGGAGACGAACATAAGACAATCCGAGCCGCCAACCAAGCAGTTAGGCGCCACCGACCTGTTCATCACTCCAGTGGGTTTTGGAGCCTGGGCCATCGGCGGGGATGGTTGGGAATTTGGCTGGGGCGAGCAGGACGACAAACA
Proteins encoded in this region:
- a CDS encoding peptidoglycan-binding domain-containing protein is translated as MFVNGSWGGLDAGVFPWDYYPYDAYDYYPYDYAVDGLENAPPDYAVGSVDNVPTDDHAPPQPDVTVSSVQTQLTQLGYYNGPVDGLFGPTTRDAVARYQTDQNLEVTGSLSPETLQSLKVPGKTDSN